One Candidatus Binatia bacterium genomic region harbors:
- a CDS encoding creatininase family protein: protein MNKPLADPAGLATALAELPGALREAAALSMPVADLRSLALVSRRILCSGLGSSSAHARLLAAQLMSAGVAAYACPLGGEAPGPGDTVVVFSQGLSASVRRVIGALSPEVGIVLVTSVDPDDPESGSPNRRDWLAAAEDNGLCRVPMMGAMEYGSLVRITGPVTGYLTALRLANALGASFSIPLDEILAEVVACLDPKREGPGGEIFDQELSLLGTGIHDACLGNLALKVQEGLLQPAPPILSVDEVAHGPFQEAYPRPRQWVVFTQPTSGQELEGLRRLREMIPTYQSVCEVHSGLDFPCSIFSHEVLWTRAVLAHRKVRGVSTDTWPGQGEDGPLYDWGETAAPPAPRQLALPGLDRWASPEVARRLADHPTAIILPLGSTEQHGAHLPLGTDTRIAEALGERLCRRLPGSFCLPTVPFGIASEHLSFAGTISIGEENFIRFLADILSSLAVHAPAEIMIFSAHGGNEAFLVRNRERLEGAAAPARLLLASIPEQVSQRLVSLADQSGISESEAGWHAGELETSMMLELDAASVRTDQMAPGHLDLVPPAEKLFYPNLADRVPSGVVGDPRRAAGIRAESYLSGWVEELLKFYRSRASVHHTKGTKNA, encoded by the coding sequence ATGAACAAACCTCTGGCGGATCCGGCCGGACTGGCAACGGCTCTCGCCGAACTGCCCGGCGCGTTGCGGGAGGCAGCAGCACTTTCAATGCCTGTGGCGGATTTGCGTAGCCTGGCGTTGGTCAGTCGCCGCATTCTTTGTAGTGGTTTGGGCAGTTCCTCGGCGCATGCTCGACTGCTTGCCGCGCAGTTGATGTCGGCGGGCGTGGCTGCCTATGCCTGCCCTCTTGGTGGGGAGGCTCCCGGGCCGGGCGATACGGTGGTGGTTTTCTCGCAGGGACTTTCAGCTTCGGTGCGTCGGGTGATCGGCGCTCTTTCGCCAGAAGTCGGGATTGTCCTGGTCACTTCAGTGGACCCCGACGATCCGGAGAGCGGTTCGCCGAACCGCCGGGATTGGTTGGCTGCAGCCGAGGATAATGGGCTGTGTCGTGTTCCGATGATGGGGGCTATGGAGTACGGGAGTCTTGTCCGGATTACGGGGCCGGTGACCGGTTATTTAACGGCGCTGCGTCTCGCCAATGCCCTCGGCGCTTCGTTTTCGATTCCCCTGGACGAGATTCTTGCGGAGGTCGTCGCGTGTCTGGATCCGAAGCGGGAGGGGCCGGGAGGCGAAATTTTTGATCAGGAACTCTCCTTGTTGGGGACAGGGATTCATGACGCCTGTCTCGGGAATCTTGCGCTCAAGGTCCAGGAAGGGCTGCTGCAGCCTGCACCGCCAATTCTGAGTGTGGACGAAGTCGCTCACGGCCCGTTTCAGGAAGCATATCCTCGACCACGGCAATGGGTCGTCTTTACCCAGCCGACGTCGGGCCAGGAGTTGGAAGGCTTGCGGCGCCTTCGGGAAATGATCCCCACCTACCAATCGGTTTGCGAGGTTCATTCGGGTCTGGATTTCCCCTGCTCGATTTTTTCGCACGAGGTTCTCTGGACGCGAGCCGTGCTGGCCCATCGCAAGGTGCGGGGGGTGTCGACGGATACCTGGCCGGGTCAGGGCGAGGACGGACCCCTATATGACTGGGGCGAGACGGCAGCACCGCCTGCGCCGAGGCAGCTGGCTCTTCCCGGATTGGACCGTTGGGCAAGCCCTGAAGTTGCCCGGCGGTTGGCTGACCATCCGACAGCGATAATCCTACCGCTCGGCTCGACGGAACAACATGGTGCTCATCTCCCGCTGGGAACGGATACGCGGATCGCAGAGGCTTTGGGCGAAAGACTGTGTCGTCGGCTGCCCGGCTCCTTCTGCCTGCCGACGGTTCCTTTCGGGATCGCCAGTGAGCATCTTTCTTTTGCCGGAACAATTTCGATCGGGGAAGAAAACTTTATCCGGTTTCTGGCGGATATCCTGAGCTCTCTGGCAGTGCATGCCCCCGCCGAAATCATGATTTTCTCTGCTCATGGCGGGAATGAAGCCTTTCTTGTCCGGAATCGGGAACGGCTTGAGGGTGCTGCCGCACCCGCTCGATTGTTGTTGGCCTCGATCCCGGAGCAGGTCTCGCAGCGGTTGGTTTCATTGGCGGATCAATCCGGGATTTCGGAAAGCGAGGCCGGCTGGCATGCGGGAGAGCTGGAGACTTCCATGATGCTCGAACTCGATGCCGCATCGGTTCGGACAGACCAAATGGCGCCGGGGCATCTGGACCTTGTTCCGCCCGCGGAAAAACTCTTTTACCCGAATCTGGCCGACCGTGTTCCCTCGGGTGTGGTCGGCGATCCCCGCAGGGCTGCGGGGATCCGAGCCGAGAGCTACCTTTCGGGTTGGGTCGAGGAACTCCTGAAATTCTATCGATCGCGTGCCAGTGTCCACCATACGAAGGGCACGAAAAACGCGTAG
- a CDS encoding cytochrome c, protein MGTNDSIEDARPAPKHLKGLPEQVPASLGACQLACLFFFLLLASCSSPPSSETSFAGGNATRGEKVAALAGGCGCHTEKAGSQLAGGKALITPAGTFFSTNITSDPTHGIGAWSDREVEQAIRAGILPDGSIESPAMPYYRYAGMSDQDVRDLIAWLRTVAPADRKNQPAESPIPAQRLVWRIWQAIFAPSVEAPLDVPPGHPDRGRYLTEHVAICGDCHTPRTIFGTSNTGLYMAGGDDVGETVPNITPDKQTGIGDWDLEDIVASLEMGMLPNMDSVQGLMEDVVDGVAGGPGYGAADPEDLQAIAAYIQSIPAIAHTPE, encoded by the coding sequence ATGGGAACGAATGACTCGATTGAAGACGCCAGGCCGGCGCCGAAGCATTTGAAGGGCTTGCCAGAACAGGTACCCGCTTCTTTGGGGGCTTGCCAGTTGGCCTGTCTGTTCTTTTTTCTTCTGCTCGCGTCCTGCAGCTCGCCGCCCTCGTCAGAGACGTCCTTCGCTGGCGGCAACGCGACTCGGGGCGAGAAAGTGGCAGCACTCGCGGGGGGGTGCGGTTGCCATACGGAGAAAGCAGGTTCCCAGCTTGCGGGTGGCAAGGCATTGATAACCCCTGCCGGGACGTTCTTTTCGACCAATATCACCAGCGATCCGACGCATGGCATCGGTGCCTGGAGCGATCGAGAGGTTGAGCAGGCGATTCGTGCGGGGATTCTGCCGGACGGCTCGATCGAGTCCCCCGCCATGCCGTACTACCGCTATGCAGGGATGTCTGATCAGGACGTGCGCGACCTGATTGCATGGTTGCGCACGGTCGCTCCTGCCGACCGGAAGAACCAACCCGCGGAATCTCCGATTCCGGCACAGCGGTTGGTTTGGAGGATTTGGCAGGCCATTTTTGCGCCGTCGGTCGAGGCTCCGCTGGACGTTCCGCCCGGGCATCCCGACCGGGGGCGTTATTTGACCGAGCATGTCGCGATCTGTGGGGATTGTCATACGCCGCGGACGATTTTCGGTACCTCAAATACAGGGCTCTATATGGCTGGCGGCGATGATGTGGGCGAGACAGTGCCGAATATCACGCCGGACAAGCAAACGGGGATCGGCGATTGGGATCTCGAGGATATTGTTGCTTCGCTCGAAATGGGAATGCTCCCGAATATGGATAGCGTGCAAGGTCTGATGGAAGACGTGGTGGATGGCGTCGCCGGGGGGCCTGGATATGGCGCGGCAGATCCCGAGGATCTGCAAGCGATTGCTGCGTATATTCAGTCCATTCCCGCAATCGCCCACACGCCGGAGTAG
- a CDS encoding MFS transporter, whose translation MMNSRSRLFAALQDRDYRMFFGAFLVNQTGFWISHISLQALIAEKSDGDPFMVGLLFFCLFVPAFFLAPIAGVAADRFNRKTIMIAGYSAIALLTGILAGAVYAEIASEPLILGIAGLMGVCFAMGGPAGSAVAANAVDREALPSAISLQAAANNITRVAGPIFAAPFLASGQFEVSFAAFSILSLLSIGFLLRMNLRPYTVEADSGGLWSRLGSGLTHARERKPAVAALLTAAVLAGFGVAHIALLPSYALRVLGDEAYYAWIIVAQGLGAFAGAMASGRDPHPSVRRAGFLLVAYACALFLLVLAPVLWVVLAAEFISGFFYFAIMTSMQTLLQQIVDEAKRGRVMSLFQVAWAGMSPFGALFLGTLGSAFGLLPAIFFASCVCLGYGFWLVFRHREA comes from the coding sequence ATGATGAATTCTCGAAGCCGCCTGTTTGCGGCGCTGCAGGACCGCGACTACCGAATGTTCTTCGGGGCCTTTCTCGTCAATCAGACGGGATTCTGGATTTCCCATATTTCTCTCCAGGCGCTGATTGCGGAAAAGAGCGACGGAGACCCCTTTATGGTGGGTCTGCTCTTCTTCTGCCTCTTCGTCCCCGCCTTCTTTCTGGCGCCGATCGCGGGCGTCGCCGCTGACAGATTCAACCGAAAGACAATCATGATTGCAGGTTACTCTGCGATCGCTCTGCTCACAGGGATCCTCGCCGGTGCGGTATATGCCGAGATCGCAAGCGAACCCCTGATCCTGGGGATCGCCGGGCTGATGGGCGTCTGCTTTGCGATGGGTGGGCCCGCGGGCTCTGCGGTGGCGGCCAATGCGGTTGACCGGGAGGCGCTTCCCAGTGCGATCTCCCTTCAGGCGGCAGCGAATAATATCACGCGAGTTGCGGGCCCGATCTTCGCGGCACCCTTTTTGGCTTCCGGGCAATTTGAAGTTTCCTTTGCGGCGTTTTCGATCCTCTCGTTACTCTCGATCGGATTTCTGCTTCGCATGAATTTGCGTCCCTACACCGTCGAGGCTGATAGCGGTGGCCTGTGGTCTCGCCTTGGCAGCGGTTTGACGCATGCGCGCGAAAGAAAGCCCGCGGTCGCAGCGCTGCTCACGGCGGCGGTCCTGGCAGGGTTTGGGGTCGCTCATATTGCTCTCTTGCCGAGCTATGCCTTGCGGGTTCTCGGAGACGAAGCTTACTACGCATGGATTATCGTGGCGCAGGGCCTCGGTGCCTTCGCCGGAGCGATGGCCAGTGGCCGGGACCCGCATCCCTCTGTTCGGCGTGCCGGATTTCTGCTCGTGGCCTATGCTTGCGCGCTGTTTCTTTTGGTCCTTGCGCCGGTTCTCTGGGTCGTGCTCGCGGCCGAGTTTATCTCGGGCTTTTTCTATTTCGCGATCATGACCAGCATGCAGACGCTGCTCCAGCAGATCGTCGACGAGGCGAAAAGAGGCCGCGTCATGAGCCTTTTTCAGGTGGCCTGGGCCGGGATGTCGCCCTTCGGAGCTCTGTTTCTGGGAACTCTCGGCAGTGCCTTCGGCTTGTTGCCAGCGATCTTTTTCGCCTCATGCGTTTGTCTGGGATACGGGTTCTGGCTTGTTTTCCGACATCGGGAGGCCTGA
- the mug gene encoding G/U mismatch-specific DNA glycosylase, which produces MDQPSAEVLADAANKYCRDIIRKDLRVLFCGINPSLMTAAVGHHFARPGNRFWKTLAGAKLTPRLLDPEEDGLLPGFGLGITNLVDRATRAAAELSPDEFASGWENLQKKIRRYRPENIAFLGIGAYRLASGEAKVPLGRQENALVGARVWVLPNPSGLNAHYQLPELIRLYSELADAGLADAIAPAVAVEEEQRSRSESVEKPAKPVQKKGKMYGKCGLQEED; this is translated from the coding sequence ATGGATCAACCTTCTGCGGAGGTCCTCGCCGACGCCGCCAACAAATATTGTCGAGATATCATCCGCAAGGATTTGCGAGTTCTGTTTTGCGGCATCAATCCAAGTTTGATGACGGCTGCTGTCGGACATCATTTTGCCCGACCGGGGAATCGATTTTGGAAGACGCTTGCCGGAGCGAAGCTGACGCCGCGGCTTCTCGACCCTGAGGAAGATGGTCTCCTGCCCGGCTTCGGGCTCGGAATCACCAATCTTGTCGACCGCGCGACCCGCGCCGCAGCTGAACTTTCCCCGGACGAATTCGCATCAGGCTGGGAGAACCTGCAGAAGAAAATCCGGCGGTACCGGCCCGAAAATATCGCGTTCCTCGGCATCGGAGCCTACCGTCTCGCATCCGGAGAAGCGAAGGTGCCTCTTGGCCGACAGGAGAACGCCCTCGTCGGGGCCAGAGTTTGGGTTCTACCAAATCCCAGTGGATTGAACGCCCATTACCAACTTCCCGAACTGATCCGACTCTACTCAGAATTGGCTGACGCGGGACTGGCCGACGCCATCGCCCCTGCTGTCGCCGTAGAGGAGGAACAGCGCAGCAGGAGCGAATCCGTCGAAAAACCGGCAAAACCGGTCCAGAAAAAAGGTAAAATGTATGGAAAATGCGGTTTACAGGAGGAGGACTGA
- a CDS encoding amidohydrolase family protein → MVQPVKLGIKRPVSKPLPPDPEPRPVHYTLISVDDHLMEPKNTFEGRLPEKFRQAAPRVIETAEGHEVWMIEDQPYFQVGFMAVAGRPREDHRVEPSRFDEIRRGCWDIDARIADMDIGGIHASVNFPSGVTGFGGTLFSETKDPDLGLACVRAWNDWLFEEWYSPYPERIVPLGITYLADPEKGAAEIRRNAARGFTAVTLPEQPHRHGYPAIFDPHWEPLIRACAETETVMNLHVGSSGFAAMPAGAPMLELGATLFNPMAVTSCAEWLWSGWPARYPELKIAMSEGGIGWVAGLIDRVDNIMARSGYGSNWPGDLSPSDTLRRNFWFCMIDDPSTLCTKETIGVENILFESDYPHGDGTWPDTQEVMHKLLAPLPDREIRMIAHENAASLYRHPLPPQRLP, encoded by the coding sequence ATGGTTCAACCCGTCAAACTCGGCATCAAACGACCGGTGAGCAAACCGCTCCCGCCCGACCCGGAGCCTCGTCCGGTTCATTACACACTCATTTCGGTCGACGACCATCTGATGGAACCCAAAAACACCTTCGAAGGACGATTGCCGGAAAAATTCCGACAAGCCGCTCCCCGCGTGATTGAAACCGCTGAAGGTCACGAGGTCTGGATGATCGAGGATCAGCCCTATTTCCAGGTCGGTTTCATGGCCGTGGCCGGTCGGCCACGTGAGGATCACCGGGTCGAGCCTTCCCGATTCGACGAAATTCGTCGCGGCTGCTGGGATATCGATGCGCGAATTGCGGATATGGATATCGGCGGAATCCACGCCTCGGTAAACTTTCCTTCGGGCGTGACTGGATTCGGCGGCACTCTCTTCTCCGAAACCAAGGACCCCGATCTGGGCCTCGCCTGCGTTCGCGCGTGGAACGATTGGCTATTCGAGGAGTGGTACAGCCCCTACCCCGAGAGAATCGTCCCGCTGGGGATCACCTACCTCGCCGATCCGGAAAAAGGTGCTGCAGAGATTCGTCGCAATGCGGCCCGCGGGTTCACGGCCGTGACTCTTCCCGAACAACCTCACAGGCATGGCTATCCCGCCATCTTCGATCCCCACTGGGAACCGCTGATTCGAGCTTGTGCCGAGACGGAAACCGTCATGAACCTGCACGTAGGCTCCTCCGGTTTCGCCGCCATGCCTGCCGGCGCTCCGATGCTGGAACTCGGCGCGACCCTGTTCAACCCGATGGCTGTGACCTCCTGCGCGGAATGGCTCTGGAGCGGCTGGCCTGCGCGCTATCCGGAGCTCAAGATCGCCATGTCCGAGGGCGGCATCGGCTGGGTCGCGGGGTTGATCGATCGGGTCGACAATATCATGGCGCGCTCGGGCTACGGATCTAATTGGCCAGGCGATCTGAGCCCGTCGGACACACTTCGACGTAATTTCTGGTTCTGCATGATCGATGATCCATCCACTCTCTGCACGAAAGAGACCATCGGAGTCGAGAATATTCTTTTCGAGTCGGACTACCCACACGGTGACGGGACGTGGCCCGACACCCAGGAAGTCATGCACAAGCTGCTGGCACCGCTCCCGGATCGCGAGATTCGCATGATCGCCCATGAAAACGCCGCGAGTCTTTATCGACATCCGCTGCCACCTCAACGACTGCCCTGA
- a CDS encoding TatD family hydrolase, producing MGLADVHAHLTHPELRGDLDTILAKAESVGVSTILVNGLNPRDNEAARELAKTYPQIKAAFGFYPIDAVLPEMRALGTDYPREGEECTAADGLQWLQAHAAEAFAIGEIGLDGYWVPEALWESQETVFRQAVEIAMEHDKAIIIHTRKRERRAFEILKEMGAERVDWHCFGGKVKLARQIAEHGHWLSIPANARRSESFTRMLETLPREKILLETDCPYLSPDRTRRSGPADIAGTASYAGELWETSVEDVISRLTENFEQLFGQTP from the coding sequence ATGGGCCTCGCTGACGTACACGCACATCTGACGCATCCGGAATTACGGGGCGATCTGGACACCATTTTGGCCAAGGCGGAATCCGTGGGGGTTTCGACGATTTTGGTCAACGGTTTGAACCCGCGAGACAACGAAGCCGCTCGGGAACTTGCGAAAACCTATCCGCAGATAAAGGCAGCGTTCGGATTCTATCCGATAGATGCGGTGTTGCCGGAAATGCGGGCTCTGGGCACGGACTACCCCCGGGAGGGAGAAGAATGCACGGCTGCCGACGGGCTGCAGTGGTTGCAGGCGCACGCAGCTGAAGCGTTTGCGATCGGGGAGATCGGCTTGGATGGCTATTGGGTGCCCGAGGCGCTCTGGGAGTCTCAGGAGACGGTCTTTCGCCAGGCCGTGGAGATTGCGATGGAGCATGACAAGGCGATCATTATCCACACACGCAAGCGCGAGCGTCGTGCCTTTGAAATCCTGAAGGAGATGGGCGCTGAGCGCGTCGATTGGCATTGCTTTGGGGGGAAAGTGAAGCTTGCCCGCCAAATTGCCGAGCACGGACATTGGTTGTCGATCCCGGCGAATGCGCGTCGGTCGGAGAGTTTCACGCGGATGCTGGAAACCCTGCCGCGGGAGAAGATTCTGCTCGAAACGGATTGTCCCTATCTCTCACCCGATCGCACGCGGCGGAGTGGCCCCGCGGATATCGCTGGTACAGCGAGCTATGCCGGCGAGTTGTGGGAGACATCGGTCGAAGACGTGATCTCCCGCCTGACCGAAAACTTTGAGCAACTTTTCGGTCAGACACCCTGA
- a CDS encoding nuclear transport factor 2 family protein encodes MGKYTREEILEAFQNYRRARDIASKTGDWNIWADLFTEDAHYVEHAYGEMNGRETIRKWICGVMAPFPTMTFPEGWSVIDEERGAVIWEVYNAYPEPFQADGTPFRFPNWSRLVYGGNGLWQSEEDVYNPAKDAPEVTRAWIKAGGKFKTPEQVKMVHG; translated from the coding sequence ATGGGTAAATACACACGCGAAGAAATTCTTGAGGCCTTTCAAAACTATCGGCGGGCGCGGGACATCGCCTCGAAGACAGGGGATTGGAATATCTGGGCCGATCTCTTCACCGAAGACGCCCACTACGTTGAGCACGCCTATGGCGAAATGAATGGACGCGAGACCATCCGCAAATGGATCTGCGGCGTAATGGCTCCCTTTCCGACCATGACGTTCCCGGAAGGCTGGTCCGTCATCGACGAGGAGCGTGGTGCCGTGATCTGGGAAGTCTACAACGCATACCCCGAGCCCTTTCAGGCTGACGGCACACCTTTCCGCTTTCCGAACTGGTCAAGGCTGGTCTACGGGGGCAATGGCCTGTGGCAGTCCGAGGAAGATGTCTACAACCCCGCCAAGGATGCCCCGGAGGTGACCCGCGCGTGGATCAAGGCCGGCGGCAAATTCAAGACGCCCGAGCAAGTGAAGATGGTTCATGGCTAG
- a CDS encoding hotdog domain-containing protein has protein sequence MVDLKSEEFRALWEPRDNPATGVWRVRRRLAAAMRLVIERLTTSDAPEEELAVVAARLEDYADRLADHPQRDRYDGFAEAAVADPAAAKKSMGGAHFDFSPLIGQSNPLAPPIVITSDEQGVRGEATFGSAYEGPPGCVHGGCIAAAFDEVLGYTQTFTGQPGMTGTLETLYRSPTPLHTPLVFRSHVESIEGRKVICRGTLHEGDRLCAEAKAIFISLREGKMAGLVDKRAMRTRAGTAAQSEPSDKDS, from the coding sequence ATGGTGGATTTGAAGTCCGAAGAGTTCCGCGCGCTCTGGGAGCCCCGTGATAATCCGGCAACGGGTGTTTGGCGGGTTCGACGACGTCTGGCGGCTGCGATGCGATTGGTGATCGAGCGTCTGACGACCAGTGATGCCCCCGAAGAAGAATTGGCTGTGGTAGCGGCCCGCCTGGAGGACTATGCCGATCGATTGGCCGACCATCCCCAGCGTGATCGTTATGACGGCTTTGCCGAGGCGGCGGTTGCAGATCCTGCGGCTGCCAAAAAGTCCATGGGTGGAGCGCATTTTGATTTCTCGCCACTCATCGGCCAATCGAATCCGCTCGCTCCTCCGATCGTAATCACGTCGGATGAGCAAGGCGTTCGAGGAGAGGCGACTTTCGGGTCTGCCTATGAGGGACCTCCGGGCTGTGTGCACGGGGGATGTATTGCGGCCGCCTTTGATGAAGTTCTTGGTTACACCCAAACGTTTACAGGGCAGCCGGGCATGACCGGAACATTGGAGACCCTCTATCGGTCGCCGACACCGCTCCACACCCCTCTGGTCTTTCGCAGCCATGTCGAGTCCATCGAGGGACGCAAGGTCATTTGTCGAGGGACTCTGCACGAAGGAGATCGCCTTTGCGCGGAGGCGAAGGCCATCTTTATTTCGCTTCGTGAGGGCAAGATGGCGGGGCTGGTGGACAAGCGCGCCATGCGGACACGTGCAGGAACGGCCGCGCAGTCGGAGCCCTCGGACAAGGATTCCTAG
- a CDS encoding transglycosylase SLT domain-containing protein: protein MGPRIYRAAEILVGGSLVAAASLAVLARQAGSVSPLALLASLAGITVLGTVLVLVLEKLRRLAPGRWRDCLNLAALLGLGGLVWAAPPTLALDALREVLAGERMTQVRVVRHQVFAAYRRMDLVGQEMILERSRVFEPTVREAATAFGEDPEILMGVAATESSFHPRPSRDGGRGLFQITSVPVDARVLAREKLQVARLDPLNQRHNAYLAAATLAKYREQMNGDLFLTLLAYNIGPHNGGLKFIMEKYGASNFAQAQPYLKELPRDYPIRVLAAALAYRVWGKLGSLPRYEEGSRAQEVQALGIPGLDEPSLLDAWVSGAPPR from the coding sequence TTGGGCCCCCGGATCTACCGGGCCGCGGAAATTCTTGTCGGGGGGAGTTTGGTTGCCGCCGCGAGCTTGGCGGTTCTGGCGCGTCAGGCCGGATCGGTATCGCCGCTAGCTCTTTTGGCAAGCTTGGCAGGGATCACGGTCCTCGGCACCGTACTCGTGCTGGTTCTGGAGAAGCTCCGCCGCCTGGCTCCCGGGCGTTGGCGAGATTGTCTGAATCTGGCCGCATTGCTGGGCCTTGGCGGCCTTGTTTGGGCTGCGCCGCCGACTTTGGCTTTGGATGCCTTGCGCGAAGTTCTCGCCGGAGAGCGAATGACGCAGGTGCGGGTTGTCCGCCACCAAGTTTTCGCTGCCTACCGCCGAATGGATCTGGTCGGACAGGAAATGATTCTCGAGCGGTCGCGAGTCTTTGAACCAACTGTTCGGGAAGCCGCGACCGCCTTTGGCGAAGATCCGGAGATTCTGATGGGCGTGGCCGCCACCGAGTCGAGTTTCCATCCGCGCCCCAGTCGTGACGGTGGGCGAGGGCTGTTCCAGATTACGTCTGTGCCGGTGGACGCCAGAGTTCTGGCACGGGAGAAGTTGCAGGTGGCTCGACTGGATCCTTTGAACCAGAGGCACAACGCCTATCTCGCAGCAGCCACTCTGGCGAAGTACCGGGAGCAGATGAATGGGGATCTTTTCTTGACGCTTCTGGCGTATAATATCGGGCCGCATAACGGCGGCCTGAAGTTCATCATGGAGAAGTACGGAGCAAGCAATTTCGCTCAGGCGCAGCCGTACCTGAAAGAATTACCCAGAGACTACCCGATCCGGGTGCTCGCGGCGGCGCTGGCCTATCGAGTTTGGGGTAAACTTGGCTCGCTTCCTCGTTATGAGGAGGGTTCTCGTGCTCAGGAGGTTCAGGCGTTGGGAATTCCTGGACTCGATGAGCCTTCGTTGCTGGACGCCTGGGTGTCGGGGGCTCCTCCTCGTTGA
- a CDS encoding prolipoprotein diacylglyceryl transferase: protein MGTSPYAIAWGSAAVFFAIGGALLLHARCRELGRPSHPLLWAGPSLAVLLALAGAKLHPFFGQMSQLPEILTGQRGFMALNQSGQRIAGGLVLAAVFLGMILPRLCQHRLDGWSILDRVAPLSGIAMAIGRLGCLIAGCCFGSLCDTFFCLEYAQGRPAWWNHFARGLVPEDATSSLPVHPLPFYLVAVGLLATTVARYALQRGAKDGVSFLLFVAIFCGGRLAVESFRETILLVEIPLQQQIDRSLLFGSLVGIFWQQHRQRGGAPDTQASSNEGSSSPGIPNA, encoded by the coding sequence ATGGGCACCAGCCCCTACGCGATTGCCTGGGGGAGCGCCGCCGTATTCTTTGCGATCGGCGGCGCCCTCCTCCTTCACGCGAGATGTCGGGAGCTGGGCCGCCCATCCCATCCACTGCTCTGGGCCGGGCCGAGCTTGGCAGTCCTTCTGGCCCTTGCGGGAGCCAAGCTGCACCCCTTTTTCGGACAAATGAGCCAACTTCCGGAAATCCTGACCGGGCAGCGCGGATTCATGGCGCTCAACCAGTCGGGACAACGCATCGCCGGAGGTCTGGTCCTGGCCGCGGTGTTTTTGGGAATGATCCTGCCGAGGCTTTGCCAACACCGCCTCGATGGATGGTCCATTCTGGACCGGGTAGCGCCTTTGTCCGGGATCGCCATGGCGATCGGACGCTTGGGCTGCCTGATCGCCGGTTGTTGTTTCGGTTCCCTTTGCGACACCTTTTTTTGCCTCGAATATGCGCAAGGGCGTCCCGCGTGGTGGAACCATTTCGCACGCGGACTCGTGCCCGAAGACGCGACCTCAAGCCTCCCGGTCCACCCTCTCCCTTTCTATCTGGTCGCCGTTGGTCTCCTCGCAACGACGGTCGCCCGATACGCGCTTCAACGAGGCGCAAAGGACGGAGTATCTTTTCTGCTTTTTGTGGCGATATTCTGCGGCGGCCGACTGGCCGTCGAATCCTTTCGGGAAACCATCTTGCTGGTGGAGATTCCTCTCCAGCAGCAGATCGACCGGTCATTGCTCTTCGGGTCGCTCGTCGGAATTTTCTGGCAGCAGCACCGTCAACGAGGAGGAGCCCCCGACACCCAGGCGTCCAGCAACGAAGGCTCATCGAGTCCAGGAATTCCCAACGCCTGA
- the kdsB gene encoding 3-deoxy-manno-octulosonate cytidylyltransferase, producing the protein MSATVIIPARLGSTRLPRKALAEIVGIPMVVRVWQQAIKSRGVGEVIVATDDEEIRGVVAQAGGRAVLTNPAHTSGTDRVAEVAATLRSDVIVNVQGDLPLLDPSWVEAALDALEQGGRSDTAPAVMSTLATSMAAGDEERPQVVKVVSDCEGNALYFSRQPIPSGEVACRKHIGLYAYRREFLQEFASLAPTPLEQSEKLEQLRVLEHGRKIRVAIVDSVESMVEVDTQEDLDRVRILLGSSGG; encoded by the coding sequence TTGTCAGCGACTGTCATCATACCTGCCCGTCTGGGATCGACGCGATTGCCTCGGAAGGCTCTCGCGGAGATCGTGGGGATCCCGATGGTGGTCCGCGTCTGGCAGCAGGCCATCAAATCTCGCGGGGTCGGGGAAGTGATTGTGGCGACCGACGACGAAGAGATCCGTGGGGTGGTCGCCCAGGCCGGTGGCCGGGCCGTATTGACAAATCCCGCCCATACCTCGGGGACAGACCGGGTTGCGGAGGTAGCGGCGACCCTTCGATCGGATGTGATCGTCAATGTTCAGGGTGATCTCCCGTTACTGGATCCGTCCTGGGTCGAGGCGGCGCTGGATGCCTTGGAGCAAGGCGGCCGATCGGACACGGCACCGGCCGTGATGTCCACTCTGGCGACGTCTATGGCGGCGGGAGACGAGGAGCGGCCGCAGGTGGTCAAGGTCGTCTCGGACTGTGAAGGGAATGCGCTGTATTTCTCCCGTCAGCCAATTCCTTCGGGTGAAGTTGCGTGTCGCAAGCACATAGGCCTTTACGCCTATCGACGCGAATTCCTTCAGGAATTTGCCTCACTGGCGCCAACGCCTTTGGAGCAGTCGGAAAAGTTGGAGCAGTTGCGCGTCCTGGAACACGGGCGAAAAATACGAGTCGCGATTGTCGATTCTGTCGAATCGATGGTTGAGGTAGATACACAAGAAGATCTGGATCGGGTACGCATACTCCTGGGTTCCAGTGGTGGATGA